One window of the Fusobacterium animalis 7_1 genome contains the following:
- the hutH gene encoding histidine ammonia-lyase, with protein MEVFVLELVLGNKKITLEDLINVTRRGYKVKISDEAYEKIDKARKLVDKYVEEGKVSYGITTGFGKFAEVSISKEQTGQLQKNIVMSHSCSVGNPLPIDIARGVVLLRAVNLAKGYSGARRIVVEKLVELLNKEVTPWIPEKGSVGSSGDLSPLAHMSLVLIGLGKAYYKGELLEAKDALAKAGIEPIPSLSSKEGLALTNGTQALTSTGAHVLYDAINLSKHLDIAASLTMESLHGIIDAYDPRISEVREHTGQINTAENMRKILAGSKNVTKQGVERVQDSYVLRCIPQIHGASKDTLEYVKKKVEIEINAVTDNPIIFVDTDEVISGGNFHGQPMALPFDFLGIALAEMANVSERRIEKMVNPAINHGLPAFLVEDGGLNSGFMIVQYSAAALVSENKVLAHPASVDSIPTSANQEDHVSMGSIAAKKSKDIFENVRKVIGMELITACQAIELKGAKDKLSPATKAAYEEIRKIIPHVDIDRPMYIDIHAAEDIIKTNKIVENVEKIIGELKY; from the coding sequence TTGGAGGTGTTTGTTTTGGAATTAGTTTTGGGTAATAAAAAAATCACTTTGGAGGACTTAATCAATGTAACAAGAAGGGGATATAAAGTAAAGATTTCTGATGAGGCTTATGAAAAAATTGATAAAGCTAGAAAATTAGTTGATAAATATGTTGAAGAAGGAAAAGTATCTTATGGTATCACTACTGGATTTGGAAAATTTGCAGAAGTAAGTATTTCTAAAGAACAAACAGGTCAATTACAAAAAAATATTGTTATGAGTCATTCTTGTAGTGTAGGGAATCCTTTACCAATAGATATTGCAAGAGGAGTCGTTCTATTAAGAGCAGTGAATTTGGCAAAAGGATATTCAGGAGCTAGAAGAATAGTTGTTGAAAAATTAGTAGAACTACTTAATAAAGAAGTAACACCTTGGATACCAGAAAAAGGTTCAGTTGGATCTTCTGGAGATTTATCACCACTTGCACACATGTCATTAGTGTTAATTGGATTAGGTAAAGCATATTATAAAGGTGAATTATTAGAAGCAAAAGATGCCTTAGCAAAAGCAGGTATAGAACCAATTCCATCACTTTCATCAAAGGAAGGTTTGGCACTTACAAATGGGACACAAGCATTAACTTCAACAGGAGCCCATGTTCTATATGATGCTATAAATCTTTCTAAACATTTAGATATAGCTGCTTCATTGACTATGGAAAGTTTACATGGAATTATAGATGCTTATGATCCAAGAATTAGTGAAGTTAGAGAACATACTGGACAAATTAATACTGCTGAAAATATGAGAAAGATTTTAGCAGGAAGTAAAAATGTTACTAAACAAGGAGTTGAAAGAGTACAAGATTCTTATGTTTTAAGATGTATTCCTCAAATTCATGGAGCAAGTAAAGATACCTTAGAATATGTAAAGAAAAAGGTTGAAATAGAAATAAATGCTGTTACAGATAATCCTATTATATTTGTTGATACTGATGAAGTAATTTCAGGAGGAAATTTCCATGGTCAACCTATGGCATTGCCATTTGATTTTTTAGGAATTGCACTAGCTGAAATGGCAAATGTATCTGAAAGAAGAATAGAAAAAATGGTAAACCCTGCAATCAACCATGGACTACCAGCATTCTTAGTTGAAGATGGAGGATTAAATTCTGGATTTATGATAGTTCAATACAGTGCAGCAGCCCTTGTATCTGAAAATAAGGTTTTAGCTCACCCAGCTTCTGTTGACTCAATACCAACATCAGCTAACCAAGAAGATCATGTTTCTATGGGATCTATTGCAGCTAAAAAATCAAAAGATATATTTGAAAATGTTAGAAAAGTAATAGGTATGGAATTGATTACAGCTTGTCAAGCTATTGAGTTAAAAGGAGCAAAGGATAAATTATCTCCTGCAACAAAAGCAGCTTATGAAGAAATCAGAAAAATAATACCTCATGTTGATATTGATAGACCTATGTATATAGATATTCATGCAGCAGAAGATATTATAAAAACAAATAAAATAGTAGAAAATGTGGAAAAAATAATAGGAGAATTGAAGTATTAA
- a CDS encoding ROK family protein — translation MYQKEIKQSNENIVFHSIYFTENSFSIPDLTKITNMTFPTIKRVINEFLEKDIIKEWTLSTGGVGRRAVRYKYNPDFCYSIGVSVDEEKIKFIMINTVGKILQLKTVETTNEDFITFFEKNLKDFIVEIDPKHLSKVIGVGISIPGIYNKESHFLEFNNIDRYESSIIKELEKKIGLPIWVENEANMSILAEAIIGKHKVLTDFTVISINNKITCSTFHKFGNKSEDYFFKASRVHHMIVDYENKKKVGDCISFKVLKNKIMEAFPDIKTLDEFFSNKKYRESETGKKILGEYLNYMGIILKNLLFTYNPKKLIICGELSQYGNYLLDDILNIVYEKNHIFYRGRETISFSNFKGSSSIIGAALFPIVDNLM, via the coding sequence ATGTATCAGAAAGAAATTAAACAAAGCAATGAAAATATCGTATTTCATTCTATTTATTTTACAGAGAATTCTTTTTCTATTCCAGATTTGACAAAAATAACCAATATGACCTTTCCTACAATAAAAAGAGTTATTAATGAATTTTTAGAAAAAGATATAATAAAAGAATGGACTTTAAGTACAGGAGGAGTTGGAAGAAGAGCTGTCAGATATAAATATAATCCTGATTTTTGCTATTCCATTGGAGTAAGTGTTGATGAAGAAAAAATCAAATTTATTATGATTAATACAGTTGGAAAAATATTACAATTAAAAACAGTTGAAACAACAAATGAAGATTTCATAACTTTTTTTGAAAAAAATTTAAAAGATTTTATTGTAGAAATTGACCCTAAGCATCTATCAAAAGTTATTGGCGTTGGAATATCTATCCCTGGAATTTACAATAAAGAAAGTCATTTTCTTGAATTTAATAATATAGATAGATATGAATCTTCAATAATTAAAGAGTTAGAAAAAAAAATTGGTTTACCAATCTGGGTAGAAAATGAAGCAAATATGTCTATACTTGCAGAAGCCATAATAGGTAAACATAAAGTTCTTACAGATTTTACTGTTATAAGTATAAATAACAAAATTACTTGTTCTACTTTTCATAAGTTTGGAAATAAAAGTGAAGATTACTTTTTTAAAGCTAGCAGAGTACACCATATGATAGTAGATTATGAAAATAAAAAGAAAGTTGGAGATTGCATATCATTTAAAGTTTTAAAAAACAAAATTATGGAGGCTTTCCCTGATATAAAAACTTTAGATGAATTTTTTTCAAATAAAAAATATAGAGAAAGTGAAACTGGGAAAAAGATACTTGGTGAATATTTAAATTATATGGGAATTATATTAAAAAATTTACTTTTTACTTATAACCCTAAAAAACTTATTATTTGTGGAGAATTATCTCAATATGGAAATTATCTTTTAGATGATATTTTAAATATAGTTTATGAAAAAAATCATATTTTTTATAGAGGCAGAGAAACTATAAGTTTTTCAAATTTTAAAGGTAGTTCTAGTATTATAGGTGCTGCTTTATTTCCTATTGTTGATAACTTAATGTAA
- the gltS gene encoding sodium/glutamate symporter encodes MFEYQLNMAETVGFAIILLLLGRWIKKKVNFFEKFFIPAPVIGGTLFSIILLIGHQTETFTFTFNDDIKNLLMIAFFTTVGFSASLKILKKGGVGVALFLLAAVILVIIQDIVGPVLAKALGINPLLGLAAGSIPLTGGHGTSGAFGPYLEDLGATGATVVAVASATYGLIAGCLIGGPIGRRLMIKNNLKPTENKAGVDDSILGSTTEVTEERLFSAVVYIGIAMGIGATITLILGNHGIKFPAYLMGMVVAAIIRNILDFNQKQLPFTEIGIVGNISLSLFLSMALMSMKLWQLIDLAVPLIVILLVQTLVMGLFAYFVTFNIMGRDYDAAVMSTGHCGFGLGATPNAMANMETFTTANGPSVKAFFIIPIVGSLFIDFINAGVIQAFATWIVKNFM; translated from the coding sequence ATGTTTGAATATCAATTAAATATGGCTGAAACAGTCGGATTTGCAATTATTTTACTATTATTAGGTAGATGGATAAAAAAGAAAGTTAATTTTTTTGAAAAATTTTTTATTCCTGCACCAGTTATTGGGGGAACATTATTTTCAATAATACTTTTGATAGGACATCAAACTGAAACTTTTACTTTTACTTTTAATGATGATATCAAAAACTTGTTAATGATAGCATTCTTTACAACAGTTGGATTTTCAGCAAGTTTAAAAATTCTAAAAAAAGGTGGAGTTGGAGTTGCATTATTCTTATTAGCAGCAGTTATATTGGTTATTATTCAAGATATAGTTGGACCAGTATTAGCAAAAGCATTAGGAATTAATCCATTATTAGGATTAGCAGCAGGATCTATTCCATTAACTGGAGGACATGGAACATCAGGAGCGTTTGGTCCATATCTTGAAGATCTAGGAGCAACAGGAGCAACAGTTGTCGCAGTAGCATCAGCCACTTATGGTTTAATAGCAGGATGTTTAATAGGTGGACCAATAGGTAGAAGACTTATGATAAAAAATAATTTAAAACCTACTGAAAATAAGGCAGGTGTTGATGATTCTATATTAGGAAGTACAACAGAAGTAACAGAAGAAAGATTATTCTCAGCAGTTGTATATATTGGTATAGCAATGGGAATCGGAGCTACTATAACTTTAATTTTAGGAAATCATGGAATTAAATTCCCTGCATATTTAATGGGAATGGTTGTAGCTGCTATAATCAGAAATATATTAGATTTTAATCAAAAACAATTACCATTTACTGAAATTGGTATTGTTGGAAATATATCTCTATCATTATTCTTATCTATGGCTTTAATGTCTATGAAGTTATGGCAATTGATTGATTTAGCAGTACCTCTAATTGTAATTTTACTAGTTCAAACACTTGTAATGGGATTATTTGCATACTTTGTAACTTTCAATATAATGGGAAGAGATTATGATGCAGCTGTTATGTCAACTGGACACTGTGGATTTGGTTTAGGAGCTACACCAAATGCTATGGCGAATATGGAAACATTTACAACTGCTAATGGACCATCAGTAAAAGCATTCTTTATAATTCCAATAGTTGGTTCATTGTTTATAGACTTTATAAATGCAGGAGTAATTCAAGCATTTGCAACTTGGATAGTTAAGAATTTTATGTAA
- the ppdK gene encoding pyruvate, phosphate dikinase, which yields MKQVYEFKDGGKEMVALLGGKGANLAEMAKINLPIPKGIIISTTACNEYFKNDKKLSTVLEEEILTNIRVLEYETGKKFQSTKPLLVSVRSGAPVSMPGMMDTILNLGFNDYVAEKMLEITKDEKFVYTSYLRFVQMFSEIAKGINRKKFMHLKATDYKAQIVESKNIYREECGEIFPENYKDQILIAVKSIFDSWNNDRAILYRKLHNIDNNMGTAVVIQEMVFGNFNDKSGTGVLFTRNPSTGENKIFGEVLLNAQGEDIVAGIRTPENIELLKSTMPNIYNELVDTVKKLEKHNRDMQDVEFTIENSKLYILQTRNGKRTAEASLKIAMDLVKEGIITKEEAILKVEPASINKLLNGDFEEKYLKEATLLTKGLAASSGVAVGRIMFDAKRVKIREKTILVREETSPEDLQGMALAQGIVTLKGGATSHGAVVARGMGKCCVTGCSEIKIDEINKTMTVGKYTLKEGDFISVSGHTGEIYLGKIPLKENSFSDELKEFVSWASEIKRMGVRMNADTPEDVEQGKAFGAKGIGLCRTEHMFFKHNKIWTIREFILSDRGEEKEKALKKLHNLQKEDFLNIFKILNGDEANIRLLDPPVHEFLPKTLEDKEKMAEILSISLEAVEKRIYRLKDENPMLGHRGCRLGVSYPELYRIQARAIIEAAYECAKKGIKVHPEIMIPFIMEAKELAYLRKEIEEEIESFFKEVGEKVEYKLGTMIEIPRACLLANEIAEYADFFSFGTNDLTQMSMGLSRDDSVKFLDDYREKGIWEGEPFYSIDTKAVTKLVEIGVKNGKSTKPNLQIGVCGEHGGDPKSIEFFEGQKLDYVSCSPFRVPTAILAAAQSYLKMKN from the coding sequence ATGAAGCAAGTATATGAATTTAAAGATGGTGGAAAAGAAATGGTTGCATTGCTTGGAGGAAAGGGAGCTAACTTAGCAGAAATGGCTAAGATAAATTTACCTATACCAAAGGGAATTATAATATCAACAACTGCATGTAATGAATATTTTAAAAACGATAAGAAATTATCTACTGTATTAGAAGAAGAAATTTTAACAAATATTAGAGTATTGGAATATGAAACTGGGAAAAAATTTCAATCAACTAAACCACTTTTAGTTTCAGTTAGATCTGGAGCTCCTGTTTCTATGCCTGGAATGATGGATACAATTTTAAACTTAGGTTTTAATGATTATGTTGCAGAAAAAATGTTAGAAATAACAAAAGATGAAAAGTTTGTATATACTTCTTATTTAAGATTTGTACAAATGTTTTCTGAAATTGCAAAAGGAATAAATAGAAAAAAATTTATGCACTTAAAAGCCACTGACTACAAAGCACAAATAGTTGAAAGTAAAAATATATATAGAGAAGAATGTGGGGAAATATTCCCTGAAAACTATAAGGATCAAATTCTTATAGCTGTAAAATCAATATTTGATTCTTGGAATAATGACAGAGCAATATTATATAGAAAATTACACAATATTGATAATAATATGGGAACTGCTGTTGTAATTCAAGAAATGGTATTTGGAAATTTCAATGATAAATCTGGAACAGGAGTTTTATTCACAAGAAATCCATCTACTGGTGAAAATAAAATATTTGGTGAAGTTCTATTAAATGCACAAGGAGAAGATATAGTTGCAGGAATAAGAACGCCTGAAAATATTGAACTTTTAAAAAGCACTATGCCAAATATCTATAATGAGTTAGTAGATACAGTTAAAAAGTTAGAAAAACATAATAGAGATATGCAAGATGTAGAATTTACAATAGAAAATTCTAAATTGTATATTTTACAAACTAGAAATGGAAAGAGAACAGCAGAGGCTTCTTTAAAAATTGCTATGGACTTAGTTAAAGAAGGAATAATAACTAAGGAAGAAGCTATATTAAAAGTTGAGCCTGCTTCAATAAATAAATTATTAAATGGAGATTTTGAAGAAAAATATTTAAAAGAAGCAACTTTATTGACAAAAGGACTTGCAGCTTCGTCAGGTGTTGCTGTTGGAAGAATAATGTTTGATGCCAAAAGAGTAAAAATAAGAGAAAAAACTATACTTGTGAGAGAAGAAACTTCACCTGAGGATTTACAAGGTATGGCACTTGCTCAAGGAATTGTTACTTTAAAAGGTGGGGCAACATCACACGGTGCAGTTGTTGCAAGAGGTATGGGAAAATGTTGTGTAACTGGTTGCTCTGAAATAAAGATTGATGAAATAAATAAGACAATGACAGTGGGTAAATATACATTAAAGGAAGGAGATTTTATTTCAGTTAGTGGACATACAGGAGAAATTTACTTAGGAAAAATTCCTTTAAAAGAAAATAGTTTTTCAGATGAATTAAAAGAATTTGTTTCATGGGCTAGTGAAATAAAAAGAATGGGAGTTAGAATGAATGCAGATACCCCTGAAGATGTAGAACAAGGAAAAGCCTTTGGAGCAAAAGGAATAGGACTTTGTAGAACTGAACATATGTTTTTTAAACATAATAAAATTTGGACTATAAGAGAATTTATTTTAAGTGATAGAGGTGAAGAAAAAGAAAAGGCTTTGAAAAAACTTCATAATCTACAAAAAGAAGACTTTTTAAATATCTTTAAAATTTTAAATGGTGATGAAGCAAATATAAGACTTTTAGATCCACCTGTACATGAATTTTTACCTAAAACATTGGAAGATAAAGAAAAAATGGCTGAAATTCTATCAATTTCACTTGAAGCTGTTGAAAAGAGGATATATAGATTAAAAGATGAAAATCCTATGCTTGGTCATAGAGGTTGTAGATTAGGTGTAAGTTATCCTGAACTTTACAGAATACAGGCTAGAGCAATAATTGAAGCTGCTTATGAATGTGCAAAAAAAGGAATAAAAGTTCACCCTGAAATAATGATACCTTTTATTATGGAAGCAAAAGAATTAGCATATTTAAGAAAAGAAATTGAGGAAGAAATAGAAAGTTTCTTTAAAGAAGTTGGAGAAAAAGTTGAATATAAATTAGGTACTATGATAGAAATTCCAAGAGCTTGTTTACTTGCAAATGAAATAGCTGAGTATGCAGATTTCTTCTCTTTTGGAACTAATGATTTGACACAAATGTCAATGGGACTTTCAAGAGATGACTCTGTAAAATTTTTAGATGATTATAGAGAGAAAGGAATATGGGAAGGAGAACCTTTCTACTCAATAGATACAAAAGCTGTAACAAAACTTGTTGAAATTGGAGTAAAAAATGGTAAATCTACGAAACCTAATTTACAAATTGGGGTCTGTGGAGAACATGGTGGAGATCCAAAGAGTATAGAATTTTTTGAAGGACAAAAACTTGATTATGTAAGTTGCTCACCATTTAGAGTGCCAACTGCTATACTTGCAGCTGCACAATCATATTTGAAGATGAAGAATTAA
- a CDS encoding fructose-bisphosphatase class III has product MNTEIKYLQLLSKTFKNIAETSTEIINLQAIMNLPKGTEHFMTDIHGEYEAFNHVLRNGSGTIRNKIEEVYGDKLTENEKKELAAIIYYPKEKVESMQNKENFNIDRWMINIIYRLIEVCKIVCSKYTRSKVRKAMPKDFEYILQELLYEKKELANKKEYFDSIVDTIISIDRGKEFIIAISNLIQKLNIDHLHIVGDIYDRGPFPHLIMDTLAEYNNLDIQWGNHDILWIGAALGNKACIANVIRICCRYNNNDILEEAYGINLLPFATFAMKYYGDDPCKQFRAKEGVDSDLIAQMHKAMSIIQFKVEGLYSERNPELEMSSRESLKYIDYKKGTINLNGVEYPLNDTNFPTVNPDNPLELLEEEAELLDKLQASFLGSEKLQKHMQLLFAKGGMYLKYNSNLLFHACIPMEPNGEFSELFVEDGYYKGKALMDKIDNIVRQAYYDRKNVEVNKKHRDLIWYLWAGRLSPLFGKDVMKTFERYFIDDKATHKEIKNPYHKLINDEKVCDKIFEEFGLNPRTSHIINGHIPVKVKEGESPVKANGKLLIIDGGFSRAYQSTTGIAGYTLTYNSYGMKLASHLKFISKEAAIKDGTDMISSHIIVETKSKRMKVKDTDIGKSIQTQINDLKKLLKAYRIGLIKSN; this is encoded by the coding sequence ATGAATACAGAAATTAAATACCTGCAATTATTATCTAAAACTTTTAAGAATATTGCTGAAACATCAACAGAAATAATAAACTTACAAGCCATAATGAATCTTCCTAAGGGAACTGAACACTTTATGACAGATATTCATGGAGAGTATGAAGCATTTAATCATGTTTTAAGAAATGGTTCAGGTACAATTAGAAATAAAATTGAAGAAGTTTATGGAGATAAACTTACAGAGAATGAAAAAAAAGAATTAGCTGCAATCATATATTATCCTAAGGAAAAAGTTGAGTCAATGCAGAATAAAGAAAACTTTAATATAGATAGATGGATGATAAATATTATTTATAGATTGATTGAAGTTTGTAAAATAGTCTGTTCAAAATATACAAGATCAAAAGTTAGAAAAGCTATGCCAAAGGATTTTGAATATATTTTACAAGAGTTACTTTATGAAAAAAAAGAATTAGCAAATAAAAAAGAATATTTTGATAGTATAGTTGATACTATAATATCAATAGACAGGGGGAAAGAATTTATTATAGCAATTTCTAATTTAATTCAGAAATTGAATATAGATCACTTACATATTGTTGGAGATATTTATGATAGAGGTCCATTTCCACATTTAATTATGGATACCTTAGCTGAATATAATAATTTAGATATACAATGGGGAAACCATGATATTCTTTGGATAGGTGCAGCACTGGGAAATAAAGCCTGTATAGCTAATGTTATTAGAATATGTTGTAGATATAATAATAATGATATATTAGAAGAAGCCTATGGAATAAACTTATTACCTTTTGCAACTTTTGCTATGAAGTATTATGGTGATGACCCTTGTAAACAATTTAGAGCAAAAGAAGGTGTTGATAGTGATTTAATTGCACAGATGCATAAGGCTATGAGTATAATTCAATTTAAAGTTGAAGGACTTTATTCAGAAAGAAATCCTGAACTTGAAATGTCATCAAGAGAATCTTTAAAATATATAGATTATAAAAAAGGAACTATTAATCTAAATGGAGTGGAATATCCTTTAAATGATACGAATTTTCCAACAGTAAATCCAGATAATCCATTGGAGTTATTAGAAGAAGAAGCAGAACTTTTAGATAAATTACAAGCCTCATTTTTAGGAAGTGAAAAGTTACAAAAACATATGCAACTTTTATTTGCAAAAGGGGGAATGTATTTAAAATATAATTCAAATTTATTATTTCATGCTTGTATACCTATGGAGCCAAATGGAGAATTTAGTGAACTTTTTGTTGAAGATGGTTATTATAAAGGCAAAGCATTGATGGATAAAATAGATAATATTGTTAGACAGGCTTACTATGATAGAAAAAATGTTGAAGTAAACAAGAAGCATAGAGATTTAATTTGGTATTTATGGGCTGGAAGATTATCTCCACTTTTTGGCAAAGATGTTATGAAAACATTTGAAAGATATTTTATAGATGATAAAGCGACTCATAAAGAAATTAAAAATCCATATCATAAATTAATAAATGATGAAAAAGTCTGTGATAAAATTTTTGAAGAATTTGGTTTAAATCCAAGAACTTCACACATAATAAATGGACATATTCCAGTCAAGGTTAAAGAGGGAGAATCTCCTGTAAAAGCAAATGGAAAACTTCTAATAATAGATGGTGGTTTTTCAAGAGCATACCAATCTACAACTGGTATAGCAGGATATACATTGACATATAACTCTTATGGTATGAAACTTGCCTCACACTTAAAATTTATTTCTAAAGAAGCAGCTATTAAAGATGGAACAGATATGATTTCTTCACATATAATCGTTGAAACAAAGAGTAAAAGAATGAAAGTTAAAGATACTGATATAGGAAAAAGTATTCAAACTCAAATAAATGATTTAAAAAAATTGTTAAAGGCTTATAGAATAGGTCTTATCAAATCAAATTAG
- a CDS encoding urocanate hydratase → MLDNKTIYDAMTIKLTAEDIPMEIPKMDPSIRRAPKRIAKLSEHDIELALRNALRYIPEEFHEMLAPEFLKELEERGRIYGYRFRPEGNLYGKPIDEYKGKCIEAKAVQVMIDNNLDFDIALYPYELVTYGETGQVCQNWMQYRLIKKYLENMTQDQTLVMASGHPTGLFRSNPYAPRVIITNGLMVGLFDNYEDWARGIAIGVANYGQMTAGGWMYIGPQGIVHGTYSTILNAGRLFCGVPADGDLAGKLFVTSGLGGMSGAQGKACVIAKGVAIVAEVDLSRINTRLEQGWVNVIANTPEEAFKIAEEKLASKTPYAIAYHGNIVEILEYAIEHNKHIDLLSDQTSCHAVYDGGYCPVGTSFEERTKLLATDRPKFRELVNEGLKRHYKAIKTLHDRGVYFFDYGNSFLKSIYDVGVKEISKNGKDDKEGFIFPSYVEDILGPELFDYGYGPFRWVCLSRKKEDLLKTDKAALELVDPNRRYQDRDNYMWIKDADKNGLVVGTQARIFYQDAMSRTRIALKFNEMVRNGEIGPVMLGRDHHDVSGTDSPFRETSNIKDGSNIMADMATQCFAGNAARGMTMIALHNGGGVGIGKSINGGFGMVLDGSKRVDDILWQAMPWDVMGGVARRAWARNPHSIETVVEYNHDNKGTDHITLPYIVSDDLIKKVLKK, encoded by the coding sequence ATGTTAGATAACAAAACTATTTATGATGCAATGACAATAAAACTTACAGCAGAAGATATTCCAATGGAGATTCCTAAAATGGATCCATCAATTAGAAGAGCTCCAAAGAGAATAGCAAAACTTTCTGAACATGATATTGAACTTGCATTAAGAAATGCACTAAGATATATTCCAGAAGAATTTCATGAAATGTTAGCACCAGAATTCTTAAAAGAATTGGAAGAAAGAGGAAGAATCTATGGATATAGATTTAGACCAGAAGGAAATCTTTATGGAAAACCAATAGATGAATACAAAGGAAAATGTATAGAAGCAAAAGCTGTACAAGTTATGATAGATAATAACTTAGATTTTGATATAGCATTATATCCTTATGAACTTGTTACTTATGGGGAAACAGGACAAGTTTGTCAAAACTGGATGCAATATAGACTTATTAAAAAATATCTTGAAAATATGACACAAGATCAAACTCTTGTTATGGCTTCAGGACATCCAACAGGATTATTTAGATCTAATCCTTATGCTCCAAGGGTTATAATTACAAATGGACTTATGGTTGGATTATTTGATAATTATGAAGATTGGGCAAGAGGAATAGCAATAGGTGTTGCAAACTATGGACAAATGACTGCTGGTGGTTGGATGTATATAGGACCACAAGGAATAGTTCATGGAACATATTCTACAATATTAAATGCAGGAAGACTATTTTGTGGAGTACCAGCTGATGGAGATTTAGCAGGTAAATTATTTGTTACATCAGGACTTGGAGGAATGAGTGGAGCTCAAGGAAAGGCTTGTGTAATAGCAAAAGGTGTTGCAATAGTTGCAGAAGTTGATTTATCAAGAATCAATACAAGACTTGAACAAGGTTGGGTAAATGTAATAGCAAATACACCAGAAGAAGCATTTAAAATAGCTGAAGAAAAATTAGCTTCAAAAACTCCTTATGCAATAGCATATCATGGAAATATAGTTGAAATATTAGAATATGCAATAGAACATAATAAACATATAGATTTATTATCTGACCAAACTTCTTGTCATGCTGTTTATGATGGAGGATATTGTCCAGTAGGAACTTCATTTGAAGAAAGAACAAAATTACTTGCAACAGACAGACCTAAATTTAGAGAATTAGTAAATGAAGGATTAAAGAGACACTATAAAGCAATTAAAACTTTACATGACAGAGGAGTTTACTTCTTTGATTATGGAAACAGTTTCTTGAAATCTATTTATGATGTTGGGGTAAAAGAAATTTCTAAGAATGGTAAAGATGATAAAGAAGGATTTATATTCCCATCTTATGTTGAAGATATTTTAGGTCCAGAATTATTTGATTATGGATATGGACCATTCAGATGGGTATGTCTATCAAGAAAGAAGGAAGATTTATTAAAAACTGATAAAGCAGCACTTGAACTTGTTGACCCTAACAGAAGATATCAAGATAGAGATAATTATATGTGGATAAAAGATGCTGATAAAAATGGACTTGTTGTTGGAACACAAGCAAGAATATTCTATCAAGATGCTATGAGCAGAACTAGAATAGCTCTTAAATTCAATGAAATGGTAAGAAATGGAGAAATTGGACCAGTTATGTTAGGTAGAGACCACCATGATGTATCTGGAACAGATTCACCTTTTAGAGAAACTTCTAACATCAAAGATGGAAGTAATATAATGGCAGATATGGCTACTCAATGTTTTGCTGGAAATGCTGCAAGAGGTATGACTATGATAGCTCTTCATAATGGTGGAGGAGTTGGAATAGGAAAATCTATCAATGGTGGATTTGGAATGGTACTTGACGGAAGTAAAAGAGTAGATGATATTTTATGGCAAGCTATGCCTTGGGATGTAATGGGTGGAGTTGCAAGAAGAGCTTGGGCAAGAAATCCTCATTCTATTGAAACTGTTGTTGAATATAACCATGATAATAAAGGAACTGATCATATCACATTACCTTATATAGTAAGTGATGATTTGATTAAAAAAGTTTTAAAAAAATAA
- a CDS encoding helix-turn-helix transcriptional regulator, whose amino-acid sequence MDLTERQKKILIMLKEKSLLSGDEIAQNLNITKSALRTDFSILTTLKLITSKQNKGYSYNNKCTTIKVRDCMSPQNSIDIRTSVYDAIIHLFNYDLGTLVVVENEKLVGIISRKDLLKATLNKKNIEKTPVSMIMTRMPNIVHCFEDDNIIEAIEKLIKHEIDSLPVLRKEKGKLSLVGRFTKTNVTKLFYQELKNKSI is encoded by the coding sequence ATGGATTTAACAGAGCGACAAAAAAAAATTCTCATAATGTTAAAAGAAAAGTCTTTATTATCAGGAGATGAAATTGCCCAAAATCTTAATATAACTAAATCAGCATTGAGAACGGATTTTTCAATTTTAACGACTTTAAAATTAATAACATCTAAACAAAATAAAGGTTATAGTTATAATAATAAATGCACAACAATTAAAGTTAGAGATTGTATGAGTCCTCAAAACTCAATAGATATAAGAACATCAGTTTATGATGCAATAATACATCTGTTTAATTATGATTTAGGAACATTAGTTGTAGTGGAAAATGAAAAATTAGTTGGAATTATTTCAAGAAAAGATTTATTGAAAGCTACTTTAAATAAAAAAAATATAGAAAAAACACCTGTTAGTATGATAATGACAAGAATGCCAAATATTGTACACTGTTTTGAAGATGATAATATAATAGAAGCTATAGAAAAATTAATAAAACATGAAATAGATTCTTTACCAGTTCTTAGAAAAGAAAAAGGTAAATTATCTTTGGTTGGAAGATTTACTAAAACAAATGTAACAAAATTATTTTATCAAGAACTTAAAAATAAAAGTATCTAG